gccaacatctaaattgcacctCGGCTGGActtacattatggcctttctcttgcatttcaaagatgatacaaaaaaaagacaaaaatggttgttgtttttttctttgtattatcttttaccagatgtgttataatgtgtaatattctcctacattcctttcacatttccacaaacttcaaagtgtttcctttcaaatggtaccaaaaaacgcatatccttgcttcagagcCTGAGCTacatacaggcagttagatttgggtatgtcattttaggcgaaaatagAAAAAAATGGTCCAATCCTTTTTAAGTCGGTCAGAGTCCACCTGATACAACAACAAGAGTTGTTGTTTTGCATTCTGTTCAACCTGCCGTCTGATTTCTCCTATCATTCAGATGAAAGATGGCAAGCTACAATGGAAGCATAAGCTCATACCTTCTCATATCTTTACTGGTTGCTTCTTGGAGAATCTACGATGGTGGGAAAATTCTGGTATTTCCCTTAGAAGGTAGCCACTGGGTGAACATGGACATTCTGATCAAGGCTCTTCACTCTCAGGGACACACCATCACAGTAGTACGGACAACTCAAAGTTGGTATATTAAAGAAGAGTCTCTACATTACAGTTCTATTACAATACCTGTCATTGATGGTGTGGAATTTGAGGAATTTGTAAAGCCAATCGTAAAGAAAGTAATtgatatagagagaggaacaagctCTGTATTAAactttatacatttgcaaatcgAGATGTTCTCTGCAATGTCTAAGGTTCATGGACTGGAATGTGACATGGCAACTGCTGTATTGGAAGACAAGGATTTAATGAAGACCCTGGAGGAGAACCAGTATGACCTGGTGCTTACTGACCCAGCATGGGGGACCGGTATTTTGGTGGCTCATTATCTTCAGCTACCTCTAGTCTACAATGTACGGTGGATAACCAGTGGAGAGGGACATTTAGCCATTGCGCCATCCCCCATGTCTTATATTCCAATGACTGGATCAGGGCTCTCACACAAAATGACCTTCACAGAGAGAGTAAAGAATATGATTTTCTATTTGCTTTGGGAACTTCAGTACAGACTTGTAATCCAGCCACATTACCAGGCTGTTTGTGATGAGTTTTTCCAACCAGGTGTGGACTTCTATGAGTTATTACAGGGGGCTGATCTATGGCTCATGAGAGTTGACTTTGTGTTTGAGTTCCCTCGTCCCACCATGCCTAATGTTATCTATATGGCAGGGTTCCAATGTAAACCTGCAAAGCCTCTTCCCCAAGAACTAGAGGAGTTTGTTCAGAGTTCTGGGAATTATGGAGTCATTATCATGTCTTTGGGGACTTTTGTGTCTGAGTTTCCACATGATATAGCTGATGTgatagctgctgcttttgcccAACTGCCTCAGAAGGTAATCTGGAGACACAAAGGAGACAGGCCAGCTACTCTGGGCAACAATACCTTACTAGTTCAATGGATGCCGCAAAATGATCTGTTAGGACATCCAATGACGAGGCTGTTTGTAGCTCATGGAGGAACAAATGGGGTTCAAGAGGCTATTTACCATGGAATTCCTGTTGTGGGTCTACCTCTGTTTTTTGATCAATATGACAACCTCCTTCGTCTGAAAAAAAGAGGAGGAGCGAAGCTTTTATCCATGGCAACAGTAGACAAGAACAATAACTTTCTGGAGGCCTTGCAGGAAGTTCTGGATGAGCCATCCTACAGGACGAACATGCAGAGACTCTCCAGGCTACACAGGGACGTGCCAATGGAGCCCCTGGACACTGCCCTCTTCTGGATTGAGTTTGTCATGAGACACAAAGGTGCTGCTCACCTGCGTACAGAGTCCTACAGAATGCCTTGGTACTCCTACCACTCTGTAGATGTTGTCCTGATATTGTTGACTGTTGTAGTAGTGCTTATTCTTCTTCTTGTTGCAATAGTCAGATATTTAAGCGTTAGAAGTTGCTTGAAAAGAAAGATTAAAAGTGAATGAACGGATCCAATTCTCCACATTCTGGTACACAAAAATAATAGGATAAGTATGAATCAAAGCTGTAATATGTAGCTTTTAGGGTGAACCAACAAAATTCACATAGatatgtgtgttatagatctgtcattctcgttgaaagcaagtctaagatgcCGTAGATAtattctatgtgcactatttctatgatTCCCGtgtttaagtttagtttttgcatattttactttcggttttgtacaccagcttcaaacagctgaaaatgcaATATTATTCGTTAAGGAAATATACATTTCACAAtctttagatggtacaatgattattTACACTAAAACgtgtttgttttgtcacataaactgatattaggcgaactattacaattttatcaaccaggaaatggcagagcgatttctgcatagtgcatctttgaATCATGAAAATGTATAATGTTGAATTGATGCCAACATAATAAAATGTTAATGTGTAATTAAGTGTGGAACATATTTTTTTGTCAAGTATTTCCAGTTGTTTGTGCATTTTGTGATTCAATGCCACACTGCAAACATTTACTGTATGTGTTAAATTCACAGtgttaatgttttttttactctgtgtagtgtagaaaaatataaataaaatcctGCCCATCATTATCACATTTCACATCATGCTCTATTGCAGGATGATGTTTAGAATTatttgtttcaatatctgtgtttttgcatgtacattgattgaatTATTGATTTCATGCTACCGAAAGATACATACTTTGCCAACCAGCATAATGTgatttgcaggcctgatgtggcttGAAAGCCAAAAATTTCAGACCGCTGTGTTAGGGAGAAACTAGGCCATCAAAGAAAGGCCATAAcatatatgtaatgtattgtcataaagtgTTTAATCTTAATTAAATGATAACACTTAGGCACTCACTTCGTAAAGGCTACAGGCCTGGAAGTGAATGAACGAATGCAACAacctctgtcactaacaaacacagtcatgggtggtaactcgaTCATTCCCTCAAAAGGCACACTGGTAAATATACAAATAAGGCTTTACACCCTACAGTGTTTAAATATAATAAACTGTGAGAGTAAAAACTTTCAAAACTGTTATTTTAACACCAGTTAAGTTGTACTCATACATACATTATGATATAGTACAATGTACAATCTCCGAGTTCAATGTACACTGGTGATTTCGCTGTGGACAGCTAAATAATAACAATGTATGCCATTAAGCAGATGATTTTATCCAAAGtcacttacagtcatgcgtgcatacatttttcgTATATATTGGTGGCCCCAGCTCTCACAAAAACATATTGTATATGGCAAACATGTACAAATTGGTGAAAGtccacaaacacaaaaacattgTGTTCACTCAGATTAACTCATTGTACTCTCCCTCTCATCAAGGGATTCTATGTTAATGATCACATCTGTCAAATAATTGATATGGGTAGGCTTGTTTATGTGTTTAAACAGAAACAATGTAAATGTTAACAAGCCCGCTaaagtacactgagtgtacaagacattaggagcaccttcctaatattgacttgccattttgccctcagaatagcctcaatttgtcaggggatggactctacaaggtgtcgaaagcattccacagggatgctcgtccatgttgactccagtgcttcccacagttgtgtcaagttggctgaatgtcctttggatgggggaccattcttgaaacaaactgttgagcgtgaaaatcccagctgcaatatgtcactttttgggcgacccaacaAAATTCACAATTCAGATATGTAAGTTATAGATGACACTCAAACCGGGGCACCCGaatcctactaccataccccgttcaaaggcacttaaatcttttgtcttgcccattcaccctatgaatggcacacatacacaatccatgtctcaattctctcaAGGCTTCAAAGTCCTTATTTGACCTGCctacatctacactgattgaagtggatttaacaaattgcatcaataagggatcctagctttcacctggattcacctagtcagtctttGTCAAGGAATCACAAGGTGtttataatgttttgtacacttaagtgggctcctgagtggtgcagcggtctaaggcactgcatctcagcgcaagaggtgtcactatagtccctggttcaaatccaggctgtatcacatccggctgtgaaaGGGAGTTCCTTAGAGCGGTGCAAAATTGTCCCAGCGttgccagggtaggccgtcatcataaataagaatttgttcttaactgacttgcctagttaaagaaaaaaaaaagtatattctttaATGATATTCTATCCCTGGAGGAGAGCCAGTTAGACCTGGTGCTTACTGACCCAGCATGGGGGACTGGTATTTTGGTGGCTCATTATCTTCAGCTACCTCTAGTCTAAAATGTATGGTAGATAACAAGTGGAGAGTGACATTTAACCCTTGCACCATCCCCCATGTCTTATATTCCAATGACTGGATCATGGCTCTCACACAAAATGACTTTCACAGATAGAAAATCATATTCTTTACTCAATCTTTATTCTATTTTCATTGGGAAGCTCAGGGTAGATTTTTAATTCAGCCACATTACCAAGATGTTTGTAACGGGTTTGTCCAACCAGGTGTGGACTTCAATGAGTTATTACAGGGGGCTGGTCTTTGACTCATGAGAGTTGACTTTGTGTTTAAGCTCCCTCCCACCATGCCTAGTTGTATCTATAGAGGGTTCCAATTTTTTTGGTAGGGTTCCAATTCTCCCTATCGTGTGGGGTAGAAAAAGCATGAGGTAATTCTATATAGGCAATTCCGAGAGGGTTTCATTGACATGTTTGGACCAGCAAATCTTGTTGTTTGACTTTGTGAAATGTGTCTGCAATGTTAAACAATATACTAATATCATACAACCATATTATATGACACATCCATCGTAATAACATCCATCCATATTATAATCATGTTCACTCATTGAGTTTTGAGTAACCATCACTGTGACTTTAACAAATGGAAAGGAGATGATAAAAGCAGTACTTTGACCTTTACTTAACCCCTACAAACCAACGTGCCACACAAAAGCCAAAGTGAGCTACACATTTGACATGTAAGTAACATTTCACTACATCTTACCTCCAGACTGACTAAAGTAATAATAATTACATTAAGTTAATAGGCAAGGATGTAATGTATTGTGTTTACATACTGTATCAAACGTGAATCTAAAagtttgacctttatttaactaggcaagtcttaacaataacagcctaggattaactgccttgttcaggggcagaacaacagatttttacattatcagctcagggatttgatcttgcaaccttccagatactagtccaacgctctaaccactaagttaccagcctagtggttagaaaagAATAAAGTGTAATCTTCATTGTCTGAAAATCTCAAAACCCTATAGAGAATAAATGATGCACTATTGAGAACAGCTTTCACGGTCTTTCATGATTTGTATCACATCAATGGTCGCATACGcatatttagcagatattatCGCGGGTTTAGCAAAATGCTTGTACATAAATGAGAATATATAGTCAGCTAACTGACTATATGTCAAAATCTGTTCAACGTGTCATACAAACTGAATATGATTTCCTAGATGTTTGTTTTATATTTCAGATAATTGATAACATATATTGGAAGCATGACTTTGTGCCTAATGATAATTCTGTTGATTACGTGTGTTTCAGTTTGCCATGGTGGGATGTTGCTGGTCTTTCCCGGGGAGGGAAGTCAATGGGTTAACATGGACATTCTGATCAAGGCTCTTCACTCTCAGGGACACACAGTCAGAGTGGTACCTAACAACAAAAAGTTGGTACATCAAACAAGAGTTGTCCTACTACAGTTCTTTTACAATACCTGTCACTGATGATATGGATGAGGAATTTGTAAAGCCAATCATAAAGAAAGTAATTGATATAGAGGGAGGAACAATCTTTGTATTAAACGTTATGCATTTGCAAATGGTGCATTCAATATGGTTcattaaaactaaaagcagatttacctagcTTTGGAAACCCTAGGAACCTCAacagttaaccaatcctgtgaactGGGTAGGCAACTCAGATGTGTATACTTCAACAGCAAAGTTAGATAAGACGGAAGTTTATGAAGTAGGGCCTTGTAAATATAAAGGGAGTAATGTAGAGATCTACAGGTCTTTAGCGACGTTCAGCCAAACTTGTGATACAGGATACAGGGATGAGTATCAAAACTGTCACCTGTAACAAAACAAAGTGCACTATGGTATATGGCATCCGAAGGTTTAAGAGTAGTAGCAGCTGCACTTTAAtaaataatatcaccataatcaagaacAGATAGAAGGTTGACTGAATAACCTGCTTCCTACTGCTTAGAGAAAGACACCATCTGTTTCTGTAGAAAAAGCCAACTTTAAAACTTCTTAACCAGCTCATCTACTTATTTTTTTAATGTCAAATCCATACATATCCAAATGCCAAAGTATTTATATCCAGGAACACATTATATTGGAGAATGGGGGAACATTTAGTTCATCTGTAACATTCTTATGAGAGTTTAAAAACAACATGAAGGTGAAAGTCCAAACACAGGAACATTGATTCACTCAGATGAGTTTATTGAACTCTCACTCTGATTGAGAGATTTTCTGTTCATGGTTACAAGGTCTGTCAAATAATTGAGTCGACAATGTAATGTGGGTAACCAGTGGAGAGGGACATTTAACTTTTGCTCCATCACCAATGTCGTACATTTCAATAACTTTATCAGGGCACTCAGACAAAATGactttcacagagagagagagtaaaggataTGATTTTCTATTTGCTATTTACTGTTTACGACAGGTTGACTCTCCAGCCACATTACAATGCTGTTTGTGATGAGTTTTTCCAACCAGGTTTGGACTTCTATGAGTTATTACAGGGGGCTGATCTATGGCTCATGAGAGATGACTTTGTGTTTAAGCTCCCTCCCACCATGCATTATGTTATCTACATGGCAAGATTCCAATTTATCCAATTCTCCCTATCATGTGGGGTAGATTTAAACACGAGTTAGTTCTATATTGGCAATCATTGAAGCAGTTTAAGATTAGGGAGCTACATTTTTTTGTTGACGTGCATggctttatttctattacagcatattggatgacttaTTCACAttctattcacccagttcaacgtAACATACTTAAGACATGCTGACCTCCACTGTTATTggttagcatgtcttgagggtatgatctttgaccctgtGTAACTTTCtttactcatcattattcacgattcattcaggatcaTTTTAGTCATCCTAGGCAGACGTGTTGATTTCCACATTAACAATGTTCCAATGATGTTGCACCAGTTCTGGGATTTCCCAggctgcaacctggtctcagagcatgttgtattattctgtacataaatccAAGACAGtccatttattatttttattttactaggcaagtcagttaagaacaaattcttattttcaatgacggcctaggaacagtgggttaactgcctgttcaggggcagaacgacagatttgtaccttgtcagctcggggatttgaacttgcaaccttccggttactagtccaacgctcaaaccactaggctagttagtatgatatgttacgttttgtatggcgtgcattcatttgtggatgtccatcacccatttcgtatgatatgttacgaattacaattcggatgatatgttacgaatttatgtatgatatgttatgaattccaatttgttgtatctcccatctccacagaggaactctagagctctgtcagagcaaccatcgggttcttggtcacctcctgattgctcagtttggccgggcagccagctctaggaagtgtcttagtggctctaaacttcttccatttaagaatgatggaggccactgtgttcttggggaccttcaatgctgcaaaaaaatgtttggtacccttccccagatctgtgccgtgacacaatcttgtctctgagatttacagataattccttcgacctcatgacttggttgttgctctgacgtgcactgtcaactgtgggactttatacagacaggtgtgtgccttccaaatcatgtccaatcaattgaatttaccacagatggactcaaagttgtagaaacatctcaaggatgattaatggaaataagatgcacctgagctcaattttgagtctcacagcaaagggtatgaatacttatgtgaataaggtatttctgttttttattgttaataagttagcaaacatttctaaaaacctgttttcactttgtcattatggggtattttgtgtagcttgctgaggatttattttatttaatccattttagaataaggctgtaaagcaggggtgggcaactccaatccttgagggcctgattggtgtcacacttcttCTCCATCCCtggcaaacacagctgattaatgaaattgcattctaaactgaacaTCATGGTTAGGTGAATATTAGAGTCAGGCGTGTTGGCTggagctggggcaaaactgtgacaccaatcaggccctcgaggactggagtttcccacCCCTGCCGTAaagtaacaaaatttggaaaaagtcaaggggtgtgaatactttccgaagtcacGGTATACAGCGCCTTGCAAAAAAAAGTATACATACCCCTTGGTTTTCTtctcattttattgtgttacaaagtgggatttaaATTAATTGAATTGctatttttttgtcaacaatctacacaaaatactctgtaataacacagtggaagaaaaattcttaaactttttcaagattaataaaatgtaataactaaaatatagtcttTGAATAAGTATTCAGCGCCTGGGTTTATACAAacacctttggcatcgattacagctctGAGGCTTCTTGGGGAAGTCTCTAAgacctttgcacacctggattgtgcaatatttgcccactattattttcaaaattcttcaagctcttacAAGATGTTGGGCATTTTTaaacttgccatagatt
This window of the Oncorhynchus tshawytscha isolate Ot180627B linkage group LG12, Otsh_v2.0, whole genome shotgun sequence genome carries:
- the LOC112264051 gene encoding UDP-glucuronosyltransferase 2B13-like, yielding MASYNGSISSYLLISLLVASWRIYDGGKILVFPLEGSHWVNMDILIKALHSQGHTITVVRTTQSWYIKEESLHYSSITIPVIDGVEFEEFVKPIVKKVIDIERGTSSVLNFIHLQIEMFSAMSKVHGLECDMATAVLEDKDLMKTLEENQYDLVLTDPAWGTGILVAHYLQLPLVYNVRWITSGEGHLAIAPSPMSYIPMTGSGLSHKMTFTERVKNMIFYLLWELQYRLVIQPHYQAVCDEFFQPGVDFYELLQGADLWLMRVDFVFEFPRPTMPNVIYMAGFQCKPAKPLPQELEEFVQSSGNYGVIIMSLGTFVSEFPHDIADVIAAAFAQLPQKVIWRHKGDRPATLGNNTLLVQWMPQNDLLGHPMTRLFVAHGGTNGVQEAIYHGIPVVGLPLFFDQYDNLLRLKKRGGAKLLSMATVDKNNNFLEALQEVLDEPSYRTNMQRLSRLHRDVPMEPLDTALFWIEFVMRHKGAAHLRTESYRMPWYSYHSVDVVLILLTVVVVLILLLVAIVRYLSVRSCLKRKIKSE